Proteins encoded by one window of Clostridium bornimense:
- a CDS encoding lysophospholipid acyltransferase family protein, whose product MRQIIYKVMSMLPSSFRNKVAKGYLEIKLKKNMDLTVEGIDNAKDVEGPIIFIGNHLSNTDGLVLSKVLSPYDPTFVAGVKLDTTTFTKLGMEIIKTTPIKANSADKEGITKIINIVKNNGNLFMFPEGTRSRNGKMIKAKRGLYLIVKMTKATLVPVATTGTEILMPINDESMESETFNPAKVTIKIGKPFKLRERREDEGKREYEENVVDEAMMEIAKLLPKEYRGVYDITED is encoded by the coding sequence ATGAGACAAATTATATATAAAGTTATGAGTATGTTACCATCGTCATTTAGAAATAAAGTGGCAAAAGGATACTTGGAGATAAAACTAAAAAAAAATATGGATCTTACTGTAGAAGGAATTGATAATGCCAAGGATGTTGAGGGACCAATTATTTTTATTGGAAATCATTTAAGCAATACTGATGGACTAGTTTTAAGTAAAGTATTAAGTCCTTATGACCCTACATTTGTAGCAGGAGTTAAGCTAGATACAACGACATTTACAAAGTTAGGTATGGAGATAATTAAAACGACGCCTATAAAAGCTAATAGTGCTGACAAAGAGGGGATAACAAAGATAATAAATATTGTGAAAAATAACGGCAATCTGTTTATGTTTCCAGAAGGCACCAGGAGTAGAAATGGAAAAATGATAAAAGCTAAAAGAGGATTATATTTAATAGTAAAAATGACAAAGGCTACTTTGGTACCAGTAGCAACAACAGGAACAGAAATTCTTATGCCTATAAATGATGAATCTATGGAAAGTGAAACATTTAATCCAGCAAAGGTAACTATTAAAATAGGAAAGCCATTTAAGTTAAGAGAAAGAAGAGAAGATGAAGGTAAAAGAGAATATGAAGAAAATGTAGTTGATGAAGCAATGATGGAAATTGCAAAATTGCTACCAAAGGAGTATAGAGGCGTTTATGACATCACAGAAGATTAA
- the nth gene encoding endonuclease III, with protein sequence MTSQKIKNILEGLENMYPDANCELVHNSPYELLIATMLSAQCTDVRVNIVTKELFKEYNTAEKMIKLDNKQLEEYIKTCGLYKSKAKNILLTSNILVDEFNGVVPKDKSILETFPGVGRKTANVVVSNAFGVPALAVDTHVFRVANRLGISKGKTPNEVEEELMKKIPKKYWIKVHHQIIWHGRRCCIARNPKCDDCNLKSYCSYYKTL encoded by the coding sequence ATGACATCACAGAAGATTAAAAATATTTTAGAAGGTCTTGAAAATATGTACCCAGATGCAAATTGTGAACTAGTACATAATAGTCCTTATGAGTTATTAATAGCAACTATGTTATCAGCACAATGTACAGATGTAAGAGTAAATATAGTTACTAAAGAGTTATTTAAAGAATACAACACAGCTGAGAAAATGATAAAATTAGATAATAAGCAGTTAGAGGAATATATAAAAACTTGTGGTTTATATAAGTCAAAAGCAAAAAATATACTATTAACTTCAAATATTCTTGTAGATGAATTTAATGGTGTAGTTCCAAAAGATAAATCAATTTTAGAAACATTTCCTGGTGTCGGAAGAAAGACTGCAAATGTGGTAGTTTCAAATGCTTTTGGTGTACCAGCATTAGCTGTAGATACTCATGTTTTTAGAGTAGCTAATAGGCTTGGAATAAGTAAAGGAAAAACACCAAATGAAGTAGAAGAGGAATTAATGAAAAAAATTCCTAAAAAATACTGGATAAAAGTGCATCATCAAATAATATGGCATGGAAGAAGATGCTGTATTGCTAGAAATCCTAAATGTGATGATTGTAATTTAAAGTCATATTGCAGTTATTATAAAACACTATAA
- a CDS encoding GTP pyrophosphokinase — MTLKMFEFIDDVINELESREIELENIAIDIKEVFRDIIGEDREGFLDVKARVKSSESLKEKILRNSYYKRFDNPSELLSNLSDLIGVRVECRFNEDEDKVYKIIKKQFRERTDEGLHYNRNYPQIILDLRERQPQKQKNGFVIYRIDGFFIKDDEKIPFELQIKSLVNLFWSEIEHKIVYKNYNYLVVDKFLKDIMASIKKNLSLMDNELLLIYNHINNKSKDNMWNQREEIEVLLSKIIYDVFADKVESSLGFAVDFRKSCDQVAKYILRSSEKDNTMDYNTILINLLERLNEIRENEVEFNSEITFERKLHFEDKFSKKVSQIIVSNMNNDFQWNLFFRIMFEIELGNNAEDFEKFIGFLKLELLDWKGSKKIDDILGEELAIQVKEEIMYKIANVFEIVESIEFIHNNNINAIVDKIQECIEFVTNEFLEMPVEQWQLKKDKVLNKFELTLLSYFSVAIPIEKANDIIEKIGENDEKISMAKNLINYYGKEVIDSKELVKIINK; from the coding sequence ATGACATTGAAAATGTTTGAGTTTATAGATGATGTAATTAATGAACTTGAGAGTAGAGAAATAGAATTAGAAAATATAGCAATAGATATTAAAGAGGTTTTTAGAGATATTATTGGTGAAGATAGAGAGGGATTTTTAGATGTAAAAGCAAGAGTTAAAAGTAGTGAAAGTTTAAAAGAAAAAATTTTAAGAAATTCTTATTACAAAAGGTTTGATAATCCGAGTGAGTTATTATCAAATTTATCTGATTTAATAGGTGTAAGAGTAGAATGTAGATTTAATGAAGATGAAGATAAAGTATATAAAATCATAAAAAAACAGTTTAGAGAAAGAACTGATGAAGGGCTTCATTATAATAGAAATTATCCACAAATAATATTAGATTTAAGAGAGAGACAGCCTCAAAAACAAAAAAATGGTTTTGTTATTTATAGAATAGATGGCTTTTTTATTAAAGATGATGAAAAGATACCTTTTGAATTGCAAATAAAGTCACTAGTTAATTTATTTTGGAGTGAAATAGAACATAAAATTGTCTATAAAAATTATAATTATTTAGTTGTAGATAAATTTTTAAAAGACATAATGGCATCAATTAAAAAGAATTTATCATTAATGGATAATGAATTGTTGCTTATTTACAATCATATAAATAATAAATCTAAGGACAATATGTGGAATCAGAGGGAGGAAATAGAAGTTTTATTATCTAAAATAATTTATGATGTTTTTGCAGATAAAGTTGAAAGTTCTTTAGGCTTTGCCGTAGATTTTAGGAAGTCATGTGATCAAGTTGCTAAATATATTCTTAGAAGTTCAGAGAAAGATAATACTATGGATTACAATACGATATTAATCAATCTTTTGGAGAGATTAAATGAAATACGAGAAAATGAAGTGGAATTCAATTCTGAAATAACTTTTGAAAGAAAATTACATTTTGAAGATAAATTTTCAAAGAAAGTATCACAAATAATAGTGTCAAATATGAACAATGATTTTCAATGGAATTTATTTTTTAGAATAATGTTTGAAATAGAATTAGGAAATAATGCAGAGGATTTTGAAAAATTTATAGGGTTCCTTAAGTTGGAATTATTAGATTGGAAAGGAAGCAAGAAAATAGATGATATTTTAGGAGAAGAATTAGCAATACAAGTTAAGGAAGAAATAATGTATAAAATTGCAAATGTTTTTGAAATAGTAGAATCTATAGAATTTATTCATAACAATAACATTAATGCCATAGTTGATAAAATACAAGAGTGTATAGAATTCGTTACCAATGAGTTTTTAGAAATGCCAGTAGAACAATGGCAGTTAAAGAAAGATAAAGTTCTTAATAAATTTGAACTAACTTTATTATCATATTTCTCTGTGGCTATTCCAATTGAAAAAGCAAATGATATAATAGAAAAGATAGGAGAAAATGACGAAAAAATTTCTATGGCTAAAAACTTAATAAATTATTATGGAAAAGAAGTCATTGATTCTAAAGAATTAGTTAAAATTATAAATAAGTAA
- a CDS encoding D-alanine--D-alanine ligase: MKVGVLMGGISTEREISLKSGEGIVASIDREKYDVVPIVIDSKDDVINKVKDLDFAFLALHGKFGEDGSVQSVLETFEIPYSGCGPMTSAICMDKDMTKKVLKASDIRTARWTMAKSTENINFDKIEEMGYPVVVKPNGGGSSVATNLAHSKEEVIDAVKLALDVDKEVMIEEYIKGDEITCCMINRRIYPVIAIKPTGEFFDFASKYEAGGAEEVVVTLEENLHKEVERLAVACWDALKCESYVRVDMIIKDGVPYILELNTLPGMTEASLFPKSAKAAGLSYDKLITTFIEESLKIER, translated from the coding sequence ATGAAGGTAGGAGTTTTAATGGGGGGCATTTCCACTGAAAGAGAAATATCCCTAAAGTCTGGAGAAGGAATAGTAGCAAGTATAGATAGAGAAAAATATGATGTAGTGCCAATTGTGATAGATTCTAAAGATGATGTTATTAATAAAGTTAAAGATTTAGATTTTGCTTTTTTAGCTCTTCATGGGAAGTTTGGAGAAGATGGATCAGTACAAAGTGTACTAGAAACTTTTGAAATACCATACTCAGGATGTGGGCCTATGACATCAGCTATATGTATGGACAAAGATATGACCAAAAAAGTTTTAAAAGCAAGTGACATAAGAACGGCAAGATGGACTATGGCAAAATCTACAGAGAATATAAATTTTGATAAGATTGAAGAAATGGGATACCCTGTAGTAGTTAAACCAAATGGTGGGGGGTCATCAGTAGCTACTAATCTTGCTCATAGTAAAGAAGAAGTTATAGATGCTGTTAAGTTAGCATTAGATGTAGATAAAGAAGTTATGATTGAAGAGTATATAAAAGGTGATGAAATTACTTGTTGTATGATAAATAGAAGGATATATCCAGTTATTGCGATAAAGCCTACTGGTGAATTTTTTGACTTTGCTTCAAAATATGAAGCTGGTGGAGCTGAAGAAGTTGTGGTAACCTTAGAAGAAAACCTTCATAAAGAAGTAGAGAGACTGGCAGTAGCTTGTTGGGATGCATTAAAATGTGAAAGTTATGTAAGAGTAGACATGATAATAAAAGATGGAGTACCATATATTTTAGAACTTAATACATTACCAGGTATGACAGAAGCTTCACTTTTCCCTAAAAGTGCAAAAGCTGCAGGATTATCTTATGATAAATTAATAACAACTTTTATTGAAGAATCATTAAAAATAGAAAGATAG
- a CDS encoding AAA family ATPase → MNNFSKRLLDNISKVFIGKENEILDIIKGILAEGHILIEDVPGVGKTTLVKAIARTLDLSCNRIQFTTDLMPSDILGVSLYNPKDMEFQYKKGPIFANIILADEINRSTAKTQSALLQVMEEGEITEGNITYKLNKPFIVLATENPVEQQGVYNLPEAQLDRFIIKVHLGYPTTEDELKILQGKNMGISLDELNAVVSKEEVIEMQNRVKDIHVSYEIQKYIIRIVQATRSSEKVILGVSTRGSIALMRIAQAEALLDNRDYVIPEDVKKNAKIVLSHRIIKQNIKDSEEKIIEDIISTIPVVI, encoded by the coding sequence ATGAATAATTTTTCAAAGAGGCTATTAGATAATATCAGTAAAGTTTTTATTGGAAAAGAAAATGAGATATTAGATATTATAAAAGGAATTTTAGCAGAAGGTCATATATTAATTGAGGATGTTCCAGGGGTAGGAAAGACAACGTTAGTGAAAGCTATTGCTAGGACACTGGATTTATCATGTAATAGAATACAATTTACAACAGATCTTATGCCTAGTGATATACTGGGAGTATCTTTGTATAATCCGAAAGATATGGAATTTCAATATAAAAAAGGTCCTATTTTTGCAAATATAATTTTAGCTGATGAAATAAATAGAAGTACTGCAAAAACTCAATCTGCTTTATTACAAGTAATGGAGGAAGGAGAAATTACAGAAGGAAATATTACATATAAGTTGAATAAACCATTTATAGTTTTAGCGACAGAAAATCCAGTGGAACAACAAGGAGTATATAATTTGCCAGAGGCACAATTAGATAGATTTATTATAAAGGTACATTTAGGATATCCAACAACTGAAGACGAATTAAAAATATTACAAGGGAAAAATATGGGTATCTCTTTAGATGAGCTTAATGCAGTAGTAAGTAAAGAAGAAGTTATAGAAATGCAGAATAGAGTTAAAGATATACATGTATCTTATGAAATTCAAAAATATATTATAAGAATAGTACAAGCTACAAGAAGTAGTGAAAAGGTTATATTGGGAGTTAGTACAAGAGGATCAATAGCTTTAATGAGAATTGCTCAAGCAGAGGCTTTATTAGATAATCGAGATTATGTTATACCTGAAGATGTGAAGAAAAATGCAAAGATAGTGTTAAGTCATAGGATAATTAAACAAAATATAAAAGACAGTGAAGAAAAGATAATAGAAGATATTATATCTACAATTCCGGTGGTGATTTAA
- a CDS encoding DUF58 domain-containing protein has translation MIKINKGFLISFIVLLLLNYAIGNFISYSLILVFLVIFSIEMISLIVAKMFLNIEMILDEVAVVGEKIAVGYICNKLSIYLSANIFAINEIIDDISGSEERKDKLNLERKYHTITAIKRGKYVINNLDIEIQSIFNLISINGKYKVNKFIKIYPKIYSLNYNYKFYNSSCGIKESLIRSSYRNDDINNIRQYEVGDSLEDIHWKITAKENKLYTKTYTNKHNEEKVVIVSYYLEKDKFDYFMEEDLTSFVISLCKDFINRNNHIKLLINNDAKFMSYISNNIDISNLLEYSLENQFSFSDKNYIYYFNDIIENNLDKKNVILIISNIDDNIKNLIDMLSRKDVNITIYFNNCNKNYSFCNNIKLVNIIDYIKGDKEYEKRNIS, from the coding sequence ATGATAAAGATAAATAAGGGGTTTTTAATAAGCTTTATTGTTTTACTTTTACTAAATTACGCTATAGGGAATTTTATAAGCTATTCATTGATACTAGTATTTTTAGTTATATTTTCTATTGAGATGATTTCTTTGATAGTAGCTAAGATGTTCCTTAATATAGAAATGATTTTAGATGAAGTAGCCGTTGTAGGAGAAAAAATAGCGGTAGGATACATATGTAATAAATTAAGTATATATTTATCAGCTAATATTTTTGCTATTAATGAAATTATAGATGATATTAGTGGAAGTGAAGAAAGAAAGGATAAGTTAAATTTAGAGAGGAAATATCATACTATTACAGCAATAAAAAGAGGTAAATATGTAATAAATAATTTAGATATTGAAATACAAAGTATATTTAATTTGATTTCAATAAATGGCAAGTATAAAGTTAATAAATTCATAAAAATATATCCTAAGATATATTCATTAAATTACAATTATAAGTTTTATAACAGTAGTTGTGGTATAAAAGAATCTTTGATTAGGTCTAGTTATAGAAATGATGATATTAATAATATACGACAATATGAAGTAGGAGATAGTTTAGAAGATATTCATTGGAAAATAACGGCAAAAGAAAATAAATTATATACAAAGACATATACAAATAAACATAATGAAGAAAAAGTAGTGATAGTATCTTATTATTTAGAAAAAGACAAATTTGATTATTTTATGGAAGAAGACTTAACATCTTTTGTTATATCATTATGTAAGGATTTTATAAATAGAAATAATCATATAAAATTATTAATTAATAATGATGCAAAATTTATGTCTTATATATCAAATAATATTGATATAAGTAATCTTTTAGAATATTCATTAGAAAATCAATTTTCTTTTAGTGATAAAAATTATATTTATTATTTTAATGATATTATCGAAAATAATTTAGATAAAAAGAATGTTATATTGATAATTTCAAATATAGATGATAATATAAAAAATCTTATTGATATGTTATCTAGAAAAGACGTTAACATAACAATATATTTTAATAATTGCAATAAAAATTATAGTTTTTGTAATAATATTAAGTTAGTTAATATTATTGATTATATTAAAGGGGACAAAGAATATGAAAAAAGAAACATTAGTTAA
- a CDS encoding transglutaminase-like domain-containing protein, protein MKKETLVKHSLIYINIAFLFIVFIKCYKITSVNILLVLAMLIVVSAINYFYDKINISYKKVLLSSLLILIGTIIYSLVLGVNNIVNILVEVDKNFLINDYISFNDIPLIIFMIIFAVINIYVFLINKGKGFIINIINFTIMMTIWFTGYTITTREVLYFFCILTIINFTLGSADGNLRKEKLILVMIISIVSITVISNIDIDFIGKHRYDLQSVVDTLMGKNKVKNQIAGLSDNDKVELGGKLRLDNKKLFEVEIDEPTYLKTNCYYKYSNGLWEKTIGDIDDIIIYKGIEKDGNDSEKEDYALRANKSLDKILGKYKGDFYSDENGNCIYYPMGEAESVIVEESNKSYIDNDGELITLSHKFNKKYPNGYYEDEKGEQHPYDETWVEKYPRGFYVDRDGEPHEYNKQWYIDYPDGFLVDENFNPHPKLNLYPRDYNKNYYSNGFQLKEYKVKYDDIYTTIWPHPLNLREVYSGYKSEGINLLINRYIDDFNTNLMSNNSYIEDMENYEGEFVGDYFKSSENLEYLDNAISSGFKVNYDDVYWKTSNISPKVVDLANKIIGNETDDLKKVQKIRDYLRENYQYSLDVTSLGKGEDFLEKFLFQEKKGYCTYFATATTIMCRAVGVPARYVEGVKLGEKVGEGEYIARNSDAHAWCEVLLDVDAKGGLWTIVESTPGYSNDSEKITKDDSKEINSNTVNNDVEKNNDSSVVKENKKVDATKVVNNKNNNKYIDIVFIILFFIIAFLLLMILKNVYIIRRTKKSKDINVVYSYYIHRLRKYGIKKENYETGEEYLNKIYDKDLRKCVEVLLKTYNINMFSEKNILFDAGEYVILLEEHLKKKEKYHKYIIKKFFDISWRIT, encoded by the coding sequence ATGAAAAAAGAAACATTAGTTAAACATTCTCTAATATACATAAATATTGCATTTTTATTTATAGTATTTATAAAATGTTATAAGATAACTAGTGTTAATATATTATTGGTATTGGCAATGTTAATAGTTGTGAGTGCTATTAATTACTTTTATGACAAAATTAATATTAGTTATAAAAAAGTGCTATTAAGCTCTTTGTTGATATTAATAGGCACAATTATATATAGTTTAGTTTTAGGTGTGAATAATATAGTAAATATATTAGTAGAAGTAGATAAAAATTTTTTAATAAATGATTATATCTCTTTTAACGATATTCCTTTAATAATTTTCATGATTATTTTTGCTGTAATAAATATATATGTATTTCTTATTAATAAAGGTAAAGGTTTTATTATAAATATAATTAATTTTACTATAATGATGACAATATGGTTCACAGGATATACCATAACTACAAGAGAAGTTCTGTATTTCTTTTGTATATTAACAATAATTAATTTTACTTTAGGTAGTGCTGATGGAAACTTAAGAAAAGAAAAGCTTATATTAGTGATGATAATATCAATTGTATCTATAACGGTAATAAGTAATATAGATATCGATTTTATTGGCAAACATCGTTATGATTTACAAAGTGTTGTAGATACTTTAATGGGGAAAAATAAAGTTAAAAATCAAATTGCAGGTTTAAGTGATAATGATAAGGTTGAACTAGGTGGAAAATTGCGGTTAGATAATAAAAAACTTTTTGAAGTAGAAATAGATGAACCAACTTATTTAAAGACTAATTGTTATTATAAATATAGTAATGGTTTGTGGGAAAAAACTATTGGTGATATAGACGATATAATTATATATAAGGGGATTGAGAAAGATGGGAATGATTCAGAAAAAGAAGATTATGCTTTAAGGGCTAATAAAAGTTTAGATAAGATACTAGGAAAATATAAAGGTGACTTTTATAGTGATGAAAACGGAAATTGTATTTATTACCCAATGGGAGAAGCAGAAAGTGTTATAGTAGAGGAGTCTAATAAATCCTATATTGACAATGATGGTGAACTAATTACTTTATCTCATAAATTTAATAAAAAATATCCAAATGGATATTATGAAGATGAGAAAGGGGAACAACATCCTTATGATGAGACATGGGTAGAAAAATATCCAAGAGGTTTTTATGTAGATAGAGATGGAGAGCCACATGAATATAATAAGCAATGGTATATAGATTATCCTGATGGTTTTTTAGTAGATGAAAATTTTAACCCTCATCCTAAGTTGAATTTATATCCTAGAGATTATAATAAAAATTATTATAGCAATGGTTTTCAATTGAAGGAATATAAAGTTAAGTATGATGATATTTATACTACTATATGGCCTCATCCATTAAATTTAAGAGAAGTATATAGTGGATATAAAAGTGAAGGTATTAATTTGTTGATTAATAGATATATAGATGATTTTAATACTAATTTAATGTCAAATAATTCTTATATAGAAGATATGGAAAATTATGAAGGAGAATTTGTAGGAGATTATTTTAAGAGTAGTGAAAATTTAGAATATCTTGATAATGCTATAAGTAGTGGATTTAAAGTTAATTATGATGATGTGTATTGGAAAACGTCTAATATATCTCCAAAGGTTGTAGATTTAGCTAATAAAATTATTGGGAATGAAACTGATGATTTAAAGAAGGTTCAAAAAATCAGAGATTATTTAAGAGAAAATTATCAGTATAGTTTAGATGTCACTTCTTTAGGAAAAGGAGAAGATTTTTTAGAAAAGTTTCTTTTTCAAGAGAAAAAAGGATATTGTACATATTTTGCTACAGCTACTACTATTATGTGTAGAGCTGTTGGAGTTCCCGCCAGGTATGTTGAAGGGGTAAAGTTAGGTGAAAAAGTTGGAGAGGGAGAATATATTGCTAGAAATTCAGATGCCCATGCATGGTGTGAAGTTCTTTTAGATGTAGATGCAAAAGGAGGACTTTGGACAATTGTAGAGTCTACACCAGGATATAGTAATGATAGTGAGAAAATTACAAAGGATGATAGTAAAGAAATAAATAGTAATACCGTTAATAATGATGTTGAAAAGAATAATGATAGTAGTGTTGTGAAAGAAAATAAAAAAGTAGATGCTACTAAAGTTGTTAATAATAAAAACAATAATAAGTATATAGATATAGTTTTTATAATTTTATTTTTTATAATAGCATTTTTACTTTTAATGATTTTAAAGAACGTATATATTATAAGGAGAACTAAGAAAAGTAAAGATATTAATGTAGTATATAGCTACTACATACATAGATTGAGAAAGTATGGTATAAAAAAGGAAAATTATGAAACTGGTGAAGAGTATCTTAATAAGATTTATGATAAAGATTTGAGAAAATGTGTAGAGGTACTTTTAAAAACATATAATATTAACATGTTTAGTGAGAAAAATATTTTATTTGATGCAGGAGAATATGTTATACTTTTAGAAGAACATTTAAAGAAGAAAGAAAAATATCATAAATATATAATAAAAAAATTTTTTGATATAAGTTGGAGGATTACATGA
- a CDS encoding Cof-type HAD-IIB family hydrolase encodes MKYKLVCVDMDGTLLDSSKNIKRRNIEVIRKADKMGVKVVLTTGRGYPFAKKFRDKMGISTPIIASNGAYIIDGHEVMMKNIIPIETANTILDVMKRHKVKTFIHTTEEIIYRKKDIGKFLAKKFFGDSVKEIDSFEIGMKDNKDNLLKFVGISISSKKIDKVKKVLRKIDNVEVVSSTKFNCEIMIKGSSKGEAVRMMAEKYNIKQEEVMCIGDNENDLSMLQYAGCAVAMGNGSREVKEIADYVTASNNNCGVAQAIEKFILMDGN; translated from the coding sequence ATGAAGTATAAGCTAGTTTGTGTTGATATGGATGGAACATTATTAGATAGTAGTAAAAATATAAAGAGACGCAATATAGAAGTAATAAGAAAAGCAGATAAAATGGGGGTTAAGGTAGTACTTACAACAGGAAGAGGATATCCTTTTGCAAAAAAATTTAGAGATAAGATGGGGATAAGTACACCAATAATAGCTTCAAATGGAGCATATATAATAGATGGACATGAAGTAATGATGAAAAATATTATACCAATAGAAACTGCCAATACAATATTAGATGTAATGAAGAGGCATAAAGTTAAAACTTTTATTCATACAACAGAAGAGATAATTTATAGAAAAAAAGATATTGGTAAGTTTCTTGCAAAAAAGTTTTTTGGCGATTCTGTAAAAGAAATAGATTCTTTTGAGATAGGAATGAAAGATAATAAAGATAATTTATTAAAGTTTGTTGGAATTTCTATAAGTAGTAAAAAAATAGATAAAGTTAAGAAAGTTCTTAGAAAGATAGATAATGTAGAAGTTGTTTCTTCTACTAAATTCAACTGTGAAATTATGATAAAAGGATCATCAAAAGGTGAAGCAGTGAGAATGATGGCTGAAAAATATAATATAAAACAAGAAGAAGTAATGTGTATCGGTGATAATGAAAATGATTTATCTATGCTTCAATATGCTGGTTGTGCTGTAGCTATGGGAAATGGGTCAAGAGAAGTAAAAGAGATAGCAGATTATGTAACAGCATCAAATAATAATTGTGGTGTTGCACAGGCTATTGAAAAATTTATATTGATGGATGGAAATTAG
- a CDS encoding Cof-type HAD-IIB family hydrolase produces MKYKLICIDMDGTLLDNSAKNIPNENLEAIKLATEKGVKVAITTGRLFTSAKYFSDLIGVKTPVIASNGAYIREKDSDKVIAKFLLGEDNINAILDIVKDYDIRIFFNTVDTVITDKDVMQGNAYMEMNKDLPEEMRVKFLINSDLKTTALRYKDEILKCICINENNLRNIEEIKMKLKKIDTIEVVSSNHNNFEIMNKGVSKGKAVETLAKEYGILKDDIIAIGDGENDLSMIKYAGLGVAMGNSSDYIKKHADYVTDTNVNGGVGKIIKKFVLNK; encoded by the coding sequence ATGAAATACAAGCTTATTTGTATTGATATGGATGGGACGTTATTAGATAATTCTGCAAAGAATATTCCTAATGAAAACTTAGAAGCTATAAAGTTAGCTACGGAAAAAGGTGTGAAGGTAGCAATAACTACAGGTAGATTATTTACTTCAGCAAAGTACTTTTCTGATTTAATAGGGGTTAAGACTCCAGTTATAGCATCTAATGGAGCTTATATAAGAGAAAAAGATAGTGATAAGGTAATAGCAAAATTTTTATTAGGTGAAGATAATATAAATGCTATTTTAGATATAGTAAAAGATTATGATATAAGAATATTTTTTAATACTGTAGATACTGTCATTACTGATAAAGACGTTATGCAAGGAAATGCATATATGGAAATGAATAAAGATTTGCCAGAGGAAATGAGGGTAAAATTTTTAATAAATTCAGATCTTAAGACTACTGCTTTAAGATATAAAGACGAAATTTTAAAATGCATATGTATCAATGAAAATAATTTGCGTAATATAGAAGAGATAAAGATGAAACTAAAAAAGATAGATACTATTGAAGTAGTTTCATCAAATCATAATAATTTCGAGATAATGAATAAAGGAGTTTCAAAAGGAAAAGCTGTAGAAACTTTAGCTAAGGAGTATGGAATATTAAAAGATGACATTATAGCTATTGGAGATGGTGAAAATGATCTTTCTATGATAAAGTATGCAGGACTTGGAGTTGCTATGGGTAATAGTAGTGACTACATTAAGAAACATGCTGATTATGTAACAGATACTAATGTTAATGGAGGAGTAGGAAAGATTATTAAAAAATTTGTATTAAATAAATAA
- a CDS encoding tRNA (cytidine(34)-2'-O)-methyltransferase encodes MIIDKENLNIVLFQPEIPQNTGNIARTCVLTNSKLHLIKPLGFEITDKSVRRAGLDYWKELDLTIWDSYWDLRKAYEDRTFYFCTTKGKAYYDEITMKQGDFLVFGRESSGLPDEIRDSEPKNCIRVPMIKTSTRSLNISNTVSIIAYEGLRQFGFPNMK; translated from the coding sequence ATGATTATTGATAAAGAAAATTTAAACATAGTGTTATTTCAACCAGAAATACCACAAAATACTGGCAATATTGCAAGAACATGTGTTTTAACTAATTCTAAATTGCATCTTATAAAGCCATTAGGTTTTGAAATTACAGATAAGAGCGTAAGAAGAGCAGGGTTAGATTATTGGAAAGAGTTAGATTTAACTATTTGGGATTCGTATTGGGATTTAAGAAAAGCTTATGAAGATAGAACATTTTATTTTTGTACTACAAAAGGAAAAGCATATTATGATGAAATCACAATGAAACAAGGAGATTTTTTGGTGTTTGGAAGAGAATCAAGCGGATTGCCTGATGAAATAAGAGATAGTGAACCGAAAAATTGTATAAGAGTTCCTATGATAAAGACATCAACAAGATCTCTAAATATATCAAATACAGTTTCAATAATTGCTTATGAAGGTTTAAGGCAATTTGGATTTCCTAATATGAAATAA